One genomic segment of Microcella indica includes these proteins:
- a CDS encoding CPBP family intramembrane glutamic endopeptidase — MMATPAVAALVVVFFVEKPARRAHALGLWPLGRPGRFLGYLALAIVVPVALILAALPIGALLGLYPADFVGFSGFQAVTDAQLEAAGAPALPFPIGVLPAILLSGVIWGLWHAPLVLLGYNYPLAPGWLGVVMMCGMCILIGAVFSWLRLRSGSVWAPALAHGAFNAAAGFSIVFVAAGEVLDTTQATVLGWSGWIVPLVLVVVLALTGQFAPREVAPAQESEEEQSASDRR, encoded by the coding sequence ATGATGGCGACGCCCGCTGTCGCCGCGCTCGTGGTGGTGTTCTTCGTCGAGAAGCCCGCTCGGCGAGCCCACGCCCTCGGCCTGTGGCCGCTCGGGCGCCCCGGCCGGTTCCTCGGCTATCTCGCGCTCGCGATCGTCGTGCCGGTCGCGCTCATCCTGGCGGCGCTGCCGATCGGCGCGCTTCTGGGCCTGTATCCGGCCGATTTCGTGGGCTTCAGCGGCTTCCAGGCGGTCACGGATGCCCAGCTCGAGGCCGCCGGAGCACCCGCGCTGCCCTTCCCGATCGGCGTGCTGCCGGCGATCCTGCTCTCCGGCGTCATCTGGGGCCTGTGGCACGCGCCCCTCGTGCTTCTGGGCTACAACTACCCGCTCGCGCCGGGGTGGCTCGGAGTCGTGATGATGTGCGGCATGTGCATCCTGATCGGAGCAGTATTCAGCTGGCTGCGTCTGCGCTCGGGAAGCGTGTGGGCGCCCGCACTCGCGCACGGCGCGTTCAACGCCGCGGCCGGCTTCTCGATCGTGTTCGTCGCTGCTGGCGAGGTGCTCGACACGACCCAGGCGACCGTGCTGGGTTGGAGCGGGTGGATCGTGCCGCTCGTGCTCGTCGTCGTGCTGGCGCTCACCGGCCAGTTCGCGCCGCGCGAGGTGGCCCCGGCTCAGGAGTCGGAGGAGGAGCAGAGCGCTTCCGACCGCCGTTAG
- a CDS encoding quaternary amine ABC transporter ATP-binding protein, with protein MTDEIALKAEGLYKIFGRRSTEALRHLRDGGASADLDSETTAAVIDAGFEVTRGEIFVVMGLSGSGKSTLIRMLNGLLTPTAGTVEIGGEPLTGIPARRLRTLRQKRVSMVFQHFALLPHRTVLENVAYPLEIRGDSRASRLEAARKTIELVGLGDWAESMPDELSGGMRQRVGIARALVADTDVLLMDEAFSALDPLIRREMQEQLLELQETLGKTIVFITHDLNEAMFLGDRIAVMRDGRIVQVGTPEDILTDPANDYVEQFVQDVDRARVLTASSVMEPAKGVALASAGPRAALRTMRDEQISAAFVVGRDRRLLGVISDRDALQLVRSGATDLASAVSDDYSAVEASTALLELVVPSVESPLPLAVTDEKGRLLGVVPRITLLIALGGAQAPTEEIAVLEPPLPVAMVDKALQDSSDGQTTAKEVRS; from the coding sequence GTGACTGACGAGATCGCATTGAAGGCCGAGGGTCTGTACAAGATCTTCGGGCGCCGCAGCACCGAAGCACTCCGACACCTGCGTGACGGCGGCGCGAGCGCCGACCTCGACTCCGAGACCACCGCCGCCGTCATCGACGCCGGCTTCGAGGTCACGCGCGGCGAGATCTTCGTCGTCATGGGCCTTTCCGGCTCGGGCAAGTCGACTCTCATCCGCATGCTCAACGGGCTGCTCACCCCGACTGCGGGCACCGTGGAGATCGGCGGGGAGCCCCTGACGGGCATCCCCGCGCGCCGCCTGCGCACCCTGCGTCAGAAGCGCGTCTCGATGGTCTTCCAGCACTTCGCCCTGCTGCCCCACCGCACCGTGCTCGAGAACGTCGCATACCCGCTCGAGATCCGCGGCGACTCGCGCGCCTCGCGCCTCGAGGCTGCACGCAAGACGATCGAGCTCGTCGGCCTCGGCGACTGGGCCGAGTCGATGCCCGACGAGCTCTCCGGCGGCATGCGCCAGCGCGTCGGCATCGCCCGCGCTCTCGTCGCCGACACCGACGTGCTGCTCATGGACGAGGCGTTCAGCGCGCTCGACCCGCTCATCCGCCGCGAGATGCAGGAGCAGCTGCTCGAGCTCCAGGAGACGCTCGGCAAGACCATCGTCTTCATCACGCACGACCTCAACGAGGCGATGTTCCTCGGCGACCGCATCGCCGTCATGCGGGACGGCCGCATCGTGCAGGTCGGCACGCCGGAGGACATCCTCACCGACCCCGCCAACGACTACGTCGAGCAGTTCGTCCAGGATGTCGACCGAGCCCGCGTGCTCACCGCGTCGAGCGTCATGGAGCCCGCGAAGGGCGTTGCGCTCGCGAGCGCCGGGCCGCGCGCGGCGCTGCGCACCATGCGGGACGAGCAGATCTCTGCCGCGTTCGTCGTCGGTCGCGACCGCCGCCTCCTCGGTGTGATCTCCGATCGGGATGCCCTGCAGCTCGTCCGCTCGGGGGCCACCGATCTGGCGAGCGCCGTGAGCGACGACTACTCGGCCGTGGAAGCCTCGACGGCGCTCCTCGAGCTCGTCGTCCCCTCGGTGGAGTCGCCCCTGCCGCTCGCCGTCACGGATGAGAAGGGGCGCCTTCTCGGCGTCGTGCCGCGCATCACGCTCCTCATCGCCCTGGGCGGCGCCCAGGCTCCTACGGAGGAGATCGCGGTGCTCGAGCCGCCGCTTCCCGTCGCGATGGTCGACAAGGCGCTGCAGGACTCGTCCGATGGGCAGACCACCGCGAAGGAGGTGCGCTCATGA
- a CDS encoding ABC transporter permease, which translates to MTDLFRIPFGDWIEGGVDFVVDNFAAFFGVLRSIFLGMYDAIGWVLVTPPFWVIIIAVAVVALFARGWLFALGSTLGLLFIVSVDQWVNAMDTLALVLVAAFIATVISVPLGIAAARTTTFSTIMRPVLDFLQTMPAFVYLIPALLLFRVGVAPGIVATIIFALAPGVRLTELGIRGVDKEVVEAGRAFGSSPGRILRQIQLPLALPTIMAGVNQIIMLSLSMVVIAGLVGAGGLGGEIVASLGRLDTALGAEAGLAVVVLAILLDRLTGAFGRKQGLYARLRAANAARQRTGARNETPAESDDEASVAMAAGPRRSPGGN; encoded by the coding sequence ATGACCGATCTCTTCCGCATTCCCTTCGGTGACTGGATCGAGGGCGGCGTCGACTTCGTCGTCGACAACTTCGCCGCATTCTTCGGCGTCCTGCGCAGCATCTTCCTCGGCATGTACGACGCCATCGGCTGGGTGCTCGTCACACCGCCGTTCTGGGTCATCATCATCGCCGTCGCCGTGGTCGCGCTCTTCGCGCGCGGCTGGCTCTTCGCTCTCGGGTCGACGCTCGGTCTGCTCTTCATCGTGTCGGTCGACCAGTGGGTCAACGCGATGGATACGCTCGCACTCGTCCTCGTCGCGGCCTTCATCGCGACGGTGATCAGCGTGCCGCTCGGCATCGCGGCGGCCCGCACGACGACGTTCTCGACGATCATGCGCCCCGTGCTGGACTTCCTGCAGACGATGCCCGCCTTCGTCTACCTGATCCCGGCGCTCCTGCTCTTCCGGGTCGGCGTCGCCCCCGGCATCGTCGCGACGATCATCTTCGCGCTCGCCCCCGGAGTGCGACTGACCGAGCTCGGTATTCGCGGCGTCGACAAGGAGGTCGTGGAGGCCGGGCGCGCGTTCGGCTCCTCGCCCGGTCGCATCCTGCGCCAGATCCAGTTGCCGCTCGCACTGCCGACGATCATGGCCGGGGTCAATCAGATCATCATGCTGTCGCTGTCGATGGTCGTCATCGCCGGCCTCGTCGGCGCGGGTGGACTCGGTGGCGAGATCGTCGCGAGCCTCGGGCGTCTCGACACGGCCCTCGGCGCCGAAGCGGGCCTTGCCGTCGTCGTGCTCGCCATCCTGCTCGACAGGCTCACCGGCGCCTTCGGGCGCAAGCAAGGGCTGTATGCGCGCCTCCGGGCCGCGAACGCCGCTCGGCAGCGCACGGGTGCCCGCAACGAGACGCCCGCAGAGTCAGACGACGAGGCCTCGGTGGCCATGGCCGCCGGCCCTCGCCGCTCCCCCGGCGGCAACTGA
- a CDS encoding glycine betaine ABC transporter substrate-binding protein, with the protein MTKRRNALLAASAAAALVLAGCAGETGENGSNGDEGSPESQGSITLAVFNGWDEGIATSELWKAILEDEGYDVTLEYADVAPLFAGLSTGDYDFTTDVWLPGTHAEYVEEFGDDMIDLGPWNTEAALTVAVNEDAPIDSLEELAANADAFGNQIVGIEPGAGLTAAMEDAVIPNYGLDGMEFTTSSTAAMLTELEAATSAGENVVVTLWEPHWAYGAFPIKNLEDPEGALGEAEGLHIFSRTGFDSDFPQVADWLGNFEMSLDQLYDLENLLFVDNDTDDYGPLVDQWIADNQEYVDSLTE; encoded by the coding sequence ATGACGAAGCGCCGCAACGCGCTCCTGGCCGCCTCGGCGGCCGCCGCTCTCGTGCTCGCCGGTTGCGCCGGCGAGACCGGTGAGAACGGCAGCAACGGCGACGAGGGTTCGCCCGAGTCGCAGGGCTCGATCACCCTCGCCGTCTTCAACGGCTGGGACGAGGGCATCGCGACCTCCGAGCTGTGGAAGGCCATTCTCGAGGACGAGGGTTACGACGTGACCCTCGAGTACGCCGACGTCGCCCCGCTCTTCGCGGGTCTCTCGACCGGCGACTACGACTTCACGACCGACGTCTGGCTGCCCGGCACCCACGCCGAGTACGTCGAGGAGTTCGGCGACGACATGATCGACCTCGGCCCGTGGAACACCGAAGCCGCACTGACGGTGGCCGTGAACGAGGATGCCCCGATCGACTCCCTCGAGGAGCTCGCCGCGAACGCCGACGCCTTCGGCAACCAGATCGTCGGCATCGAGCCCGGCGCCGGCCTCACCGCCGCGATGGAAGACGCCGTCATCCCGAACTACGGCCTCGACGGCATGGAGTTCACGACCTCGTCGACCGCCGCGATGCTCACCGAGCTCGAGGCTGCGACGAGCGCCGGCGAGAACGTCGTCGTGACGCTGTGGGAGCCGCACTGGGCCTACGGTGCGTTCCCCATCAAGAACCTCGAGGACCCTGAGGGTGCTCTGGGCGAGGCCGAGGGCCTGCACATCTTCAGCCGCACCGGCTTCGACAGCGACTTCCCGCAGGTCGCCGACTGGCTCGGCAACTTCGAGATGTCGCTCGACCAGCTCTACGACCTGGAGAACCTCCTCTTCGTGGACAACGACACCGACGACTACGGCCCCCTCGTGGACCAGTGGATCGCCGACAACCAGGAGTACGTCGACTCGCTCACCGAGTAA
- a CDS encoding HhH-GPD-type base excision DNA repair protein, with amino-acid sequence MTKELHITGDADADRLLSTEPLALLIGMLLDQQVAMEVAFAGPAKIRDRLGSFDARAIAAHDPEKFAALCAQSPAVHRFPGSMAARIQTLCAQLVSDWEGDAAAVWTRGEPDGAEVLRRLKALPGFGEQKARIFLALLGKQYGVDAPGWREAAGDYAVEGSRRSVADITSPETLAEVREFKRAAKAAKKATS; translated from the coding sequence ATGACGAAGGAACTGCACATCACGGGTGATGCCGACGCCGACCGCCTGCTCTCGACCGAGCCGCTCGCCCTGCTCATCGGCATGCTCCTCGACCAGCAGGTCGCCATGGAGGTCGCGTTCGCGGGGCCGGCGAAGATTCGCGACCGGCTCGGGTCGTTCGATGCCCGCGCCATCGCCGCGCACGACCCCGAGAAGTTCGCCGCGCTGTGCGCGCAGTCGCCCGCTGTGCACCGCTTCCCCGGCTCGATGGCCGCGCGCATCCAGACCCTGTGCGCGCAGCTCGTGAGCGACTGGGAGGGTGACGCCGCGGCAGTGTGGACGCGGGGCGAGCCCGACGGCGCGGAGGTTCTGAGGCGGCTGAAGGCACTGCCCGGCTTCGGCGAGCAGAAGGCGCGCATCTTCCTCGCCCTCCTCGGCAAGCAGTACGGTGTGGACGCGCCCGGGTGGCGCGAGGCGGCCGGGGACTACGCGGTGGAAGGCTCACGCCGCTCGGTCGCCGACATCACGAGCCCCGAGACGCTCGCCGAGGTGCGGGAGTTCAAGCGCGCTGCCAAGGCGGCGAAGAAGGCTACGTCGTAG
- a CDS encoding DUF7218 family protein: protein MPENNDNPSLKNPEMYEKLRDDGASKEKAARISNAAARDGESTVGSRGGDAPPYEEWTVEELRDRARELDLSGYSDLRKEELIELLRSH, encoded by the coding sequence ATGCCCGAGAACAACGACAATCCGAGCCTGAAGAACCCCGAGATGTACGAGAAGCTGCGCGATGACGGCGCGTCGAAGGAGAAGGCGGCTCGCATCTCCAACGCTGCGGCGCGCGACGGCGAGAGCACTGTCGGGTCGCGCGGAGGCGACGCGCCGCCCTACGAGGAGTGGACGGTGGAGGAGCTACGAGACCGCGCGCGGGAGCTCGACCTCAGCGGCTACAGCGACCTGCGCAAGGAGGAGCTCATCGAGCTGCTGCGCTCGCACTAG
- a CDS encoding hemolysin family protein — MNGWVVFAATVALIALSAFFVVIEFSLLGARRHRLEEQATTSRSARAALKGVNELTMMLAVAQLGITACTFALGAVTKPAVDAWLGPLFTSWGLVEWASDATAFALSLLLVTFLHLVVGEMAPKSWAIAHPEVSARIIGIPSRFFVNVFRPLLRWVNAIANRLVAATGVEPVDRAAVGGQDADTIRQLVEHSAQAGVLEPEFRRQISGIIDLQSLTVESLVSADSPPTSVPASATVADVQEVAMASGHLRILLDTESGAPDVVHVRDTLLAAPQSPAAATARPAYVIAAGTPVYEVMSRMREASVQLAVVMDGERMLGVVTLADVLRRVLPQTV, encoded by the coding sequence ATGAACGGCTGGGTCGTCTTTGCCGCGACGGTCGCGCTCATCGCCCTGAGCGCGTTCTTCGTCGTCATCGAGTTCTCGCTGCTCGGCGCCCGCCGCCATCGTCTGGAGGAGCAGGCCACCACGAGCAGGTCGGCGCGAGCCGCCCTCAAGGGCGTCAACGAGCTCACGATGATGCTCGCGGTCGCGCAGCTCGGCATCACGGCGTGCACCTTCGCGCTCGGCGCGGTCACGAAACCGGCCGTCGACGCGTGGCTGGGCCCGCTGTTCACCTCGTGGGGACTCGTGGAATGGGCATCCGATGCGACTGCCTTCGCGCTCTCCCTGCTGCTCGTGACGTTCCTGCATCTCGTCGTCGGAGAGATGGCGCCGAAGTCGTGGGCGATCGCGCACCCAGAGGTGTCGGCGCGCATCATCGGCATTCCCTCGCGATTCTTCGTCAACGTCTTCCGGCCGCTGCTGCGCTGGGTCAATGCGATCGCCAACCGGCTGGTGGCCGCGACGGGCGTCGAACCTGTCGACCGCGCGGCCGTCGGCGGTCAGGATGCCGACACGATTCGCCAGCTCGTGGAGCACTCGGCGCAGGCGGGTGTGCTCGAGCCGGAGTTCCGCCGGCAGATCAGCGGCATCATCGACCTGCAGTCGCTCACGGTCGAGTCGCTCGTCTCGGCCGACAGCCCGCCTACGTCCGTGCCCGCCAGCGCGACCGTCGCCGACGTGCAGGAGGTCGCGATGGCCTCGGGCCACCTGCGCATCCTTCTGGATACGGAGAGCGGCGCACCGGATGTCGTGCACGTGCGCGACACGCTGCTCGCCGCGCCGCAGTCGCCGGCCGCCGCGACCGCGCGCCCGGCCTATGTGATCGCTGCGGGAACGCCAGTGTACGAGGTCATGTCGCGCATGCGCGAGGCGAGCGTGCAGCTCGCGGTCGTCATGGACGGCGAGAGGATGCTCGGGGTCGTGACTCTCGCGGACGTCCTGAGGCGCGTTCTGCCGCAGACGGTGTAG
- a CDS encoding hemolysin family protein gives MIEAIVSLLVGVVVIIVIIAANGYFVAQEFAYMSVDRLRLAARAADGDKAAERALAVTKRNSFMLSGAQLGITITGLLVGYVAEPLVGESLGHLLGGVGVPAAVSITVGTVLALVVATVVQMIFGELFPKNLAIANAEPLARWLARSTTIYLAVFGWLITVFDASANLLLKALRIEPVHDVDSSATAVDLERIIGDSRDSGDLPEELSLMLDRILDFPQQDVEHAMIPRSQVDIARPGTTLAEIRELMATAHTRYPVIGEDEQPLGVIHLIDVLETTLGGDTPVAELMRPTIVLPTLMRLPDALTQLTSTRNELACVIDEYGGFAGVLTLEDLAEEVIGEITDEHDQDVSELVVPDGDDIWLMDGDVHVDEVERAVGHDLPRGDYETIAGLLIAARGELPAAGDTVTVELPIDGADLVEDHPPTRHLEVDVLEVDRHVPSEVRVRLIETPGRSDDADAPPTPDDADDPRETEEAGR, from the coding sequence GTGATCGAGGCCATCGTCTCGCTGCTCGTCGGCGTCGTCGTGATCATCGTGATCATCGCCGCGAACGGCTACTTCGTCGCGCAGGAGTTCGCCTACATGTCGGTCGACCGACTGCGCCTCGCGGCGCGCGCGGCCGACGGTGACAAGGCCGCTGAGCGCGCGCTCGCCGTCACGAAGCGCAACTCGTTCATGCTCTCGGGCGCCCAGCTCGGCATCACCATCACGGGCCTGCTCGTCGGATACGTCGCCGAGCCGCTCGTCGGCGAGTCCCTCGGGCACCTGCTGGGCGGCGTCGGCGTGCCGGCGGCCGTGAGCATCACCGTCGGCACGGTGCTCGCCCTCGTCGTCGCGACCGTCGTGCAGATGATCTTCGGCGAGCTCTTCCCCAAGAACCTCGCGATCGCGAACGCCGAGCCGCTCGCGCGCTGGCTCGCCCGCTCGACCACCATCTACCTCGCTGTGTTCGGCTGGCTCATCACCGTGTTCGACGCCTCGGCGAACCTGCTGCTCAAGGCACTGCGCATCGAGCCCGTGCACGACGTCGACTCGAGCGCGACCGCGGTCGACCTGGAGCGCATCATCGGCGACTCGCGCGACAGCGGCGACCTGCCCGAAGAGCTGTCGCTCATGCTCGATCGCATCCTCGACTTCCCGCAGCAGGACGTCGAGCACGCGATGATCCCGCGCTCGCAGGTCGACATCGCACGGCCCGGCACGACGCTCGCCGAGATTCGCGAGCTCATGGCGACGGCCCACACGCGCTACCCGGTGATCGGTGAAGACGAGCAGCCGCTCGGCGTGATCCACCTCATCGACGTGCTCGAGACGACCCTCGGGGGAGACACACCCGTCGCCGAGCTCATGCGCCCGACGATCGTGCTGCCCACCCTCATGCGGCTGCCCGACGCGCTCACCCAGCTCACGTCGACGCGCAACGAGCTGGCGTGCGTCATCGACGAGTACGGCGGCTTCGCGGGCGTCCTCACGCTCGAAGACCTCGCGGAGGAGGTCATCGGCGAGATCACCGACGAGCACGATCAGGATGTGAGCGAGCTCGTCGTGCCCGACGGCGACGACATCTGGCTCATGGACGGCGACGTGCACGTCGACGAGGTGGAGCGCGCCGTCGGCCATGATCTCCCGCGCGGCGACTACGAGACGATCGCCGGTCTGCTCATCGCCGCGCGAGGCGAGCTTCCCGCGGCAGGCGACACCGTGACGGTGGAGCTGCCTATCGACGGCGCCGATCTCGTGGAGGACCACCCGCCCACTCGCCATCTCGAGGTCGACGTGCTCGAGGTGGATCGCCACGTGCCGAGCGAGGTGCGCGTTCGCCTCATCGAGACGCCCGGCCGCTCCGACGACGCGGATGCTCCACCGACGCCCGACGACGCGGACGACCCGCGCGAGACCGAGGAGGCGGGCCGATGA